In Salmo salar chromosome ssa03, Ssal_v3.1, whole genome shotgun sequence, a single genomic region encodes these proteins:
- the rig gene encoding ribosomal protein S15, which produces MADVEIKKKRTFRKFTYRGVDLDQLLDMSYEQLMQLYCARQRRRLNRGLRRKQQSLLKRLRKAKKEAPPMEKPEVVKTHLRDMVILPEMVGSMVGVYNGKTFNQVEIKPEMCGHYLGEFSITYKPVKHGRPGIGATHSSRFIPLK; this is translated from the exons ATG GCGGATGTCGAGATCAAGAAGAAGCGTACCTTCAGGAAGTTCACCTACAGAGGTGTGGACCTGGACCAGCTTCTGGACATGTCCTA tgaaCAGCTGATGCAGCTGTACTGCGCCCGCCAGAGGAGGAGACTTAACCGTGGCCTTCGCCGCAAGCAGCAGTCCCTCCTGAAGCGCCTGCGTAAGGCCAAGAAGGAGGCTCCCCCGATGGAGAAGCCCGAGGTGGTGAAGACTCACCTTAGGGACATGGTCATCCTGCCTGAGATGGTTGGCTCCATGGTCGGAGTGTACAACGGCAAGACCTTCAACCAGGTTGAAATCAAG CCTGAGATGTGCGGCCACTACCTGGGGGAGTTCTCTATCACCTACAAGCCAGTCAAGCACGGTCGCCCCGGTATCGGAGCTACACATTCTTCCCGTTTCATCCCACTGAAATAG
- the LOC106598989 gene encoding calponin-2: protein MSGSSFNRGPAYGFSAEVKSKIAGKYDPQREEELKVWIEDTTGCDIGEDFQKGLKNGVILCKLINKLQPGSVKKINSSTMNWHQLENITNFIKSIQMYGLKPHDIFEANDLFESGNMTQVQSTLLSLAGTAKTKGCQSRVDIGVKYADKQERLFDEEKMKAGQCVIGLQMGTNKCASQAGMNAYGTRRHLYDPKAHILPPMDNSTISLQMGTNKGASQAGMTAPGTRRAIYDQKLGTDKCDNSTMSLQMGSNAGANQSGQNFGLGRQIYNAKYCPKNEEGEEEQNGAGAEYVPDYQDEGYQEYKDEAVPVYQQEGTGY, encoded by the exons ATGTCTGGCTCATCATTTAACCGAGGTCCTGCTTATGGGTTTTCTGCAGAAGTCAAAAGCAAG ATTGCCGGAAAGTACGAccctcagagagaggaggagctaaAGGTCTGGATCGAGGATACGACAGGATGTGACATCGGGGAAGACTTCCAGAAAGGCCTGAAAAATGGTGTCATCTTGTGCAA ACTGATCAACAAACTTCAACCTGGCTCTGTGAAAAAGATCAACTCATCCACCATGAACTGGCATCAG CTGGAGAACATCACCAACTTCATCAAATCTATACAAATGTACGGCCTGAAGCCCCATGATATCTTTGAGGCCAACGACCTGTTTGAGAGTGGGAACATGACCCAGGTCCAGAGCACACTGCTGTCTCTCGCTGGCACG GCCAAGACCAAGGGCTGCCAGTCCCGAGTGGACATTGGGGTGAAGTACGCAGACAAACAGGAGAGGCTATTCGACGAGGAGAAGATGAAGGCCGGACAGTGTGTCATCGGACTGCAG ATGGGGACGAATAAGTGTGCCAGCCAGGCGGGCATGAATGCATACGGCACCAGGAGGCACCTCTACGATCCCAAGGCTCACATCCTGCCCCCCATGGACAACTCCACCATCAGTCTGCAAATGGGCACCAACAAGGGGGCCAGTCAG GCTGGCATGACAGCTCCAGGAACCCGCCGTGCCATCTACGACCAGAAGCTGGGCACAGACAAATGTGACAACAGCACCATGTCACTGCAGATGGGCTCCAACGCAGGCGCCAATCAGAGCGGGCAGAACTTTGGCCTGGGTCGTCAGATCTACAACGCTAAGTACTGCCCCAAGAACGAGGAGGGCGAGGAGGAGCAGAATGGGGCCGGAGCCGAATATGTCCCTGACTACCAAGACGAGGGTTACCAAGAATACAAAGATGAAGCGGTGCCGGTGTACCAACAAGAGGGGACGGGTTATTAA